A genome region from Brassica oleracea var. oleracea cultivar TO1000 chromosome C2, BOL, whole genome shotgun sequence includes the following:
- the LOC106327283 gene encoding protein NRT1/ PTR FAMILY 5.13-like isoform X1 has translation MASTAETPLLEEYVIDAVDHGELPVGRSSTGRWSAAWFIIGVEVAERFAYYGIASNLISYLTGPLGLSTAVAASNVNAWSGIACLLPVLGAFVADAFLGRYRTIIIASLVYILGLALVTLSACLVPISTPSEHIARVVFSSPSSLLNLLFFFSLYLVAIGQSGHKPCVQAFGADQFDEKDPKERLERSSFFNWWYLSMCAGVSLAILVVVYIQEAVSWALGFGIPCVFMVVSLVLFVLGRRKYRYVRRRQEDVTNPFTRIGRALLAPSACNASDVEDATALVRLIPVWLTTLTYAIPYAQYMTFFTKQGVTMERTIVPGVKIPPASLQVLMGFLIVICVPIYDRVLVPVSRYITKDPCGITMLKRIGTGMVLSSLTMVVAAMVESKRLETAKAYGLIDQPETTVPMSIRWLLPQYLMLALAEVFTIVGMQEFFYSQVPTELRSIGLALYLSTLGVGSLLSSLLISVIGLATGGDGRNSWFNINLNRAHLDYFYWLLVAISALGFFTFLIISRSYIYRRVDGV, from the exons ATGGCCTCTACAGCCGAAACTCCTCTTCTAGAAGAATACGTGATAGACGCCGTTGACCACGGCGAACTTCCCGTCGGAAGATCCAGTACCGGTAGATGGAGTGCCGCCTGGTTCATAATCG GTGTGGAAGTAGCGGAGAGGTTCGCTTACTATGGGATCGCATCAAACCTGATCAGCTACTTGACTGGGCCACTTGGTCTATCTACTGCTGTCGCCGCTTCTAACGTCAACGCTTGGTCGGGAATCGCATGTCTTCTCCCTGTTCTCGGAGCTTTTGTCGCTGACGCTTTTCTTGGTCGGTACCGAACAATCATTATCGCTTCTCTTGTCTACATACTG GGACTGGCACTTGTGACTTTATCTGCGTGTCTGGTTCCTATTAGTACACCAAGTGAACATATTGCTAGAGTGGTGTTTTCTTCACCGTCTTCATTGCTGAATCTACTCTTCTTTTTCTCTCTGTACCTGGTGGCCATCGGACAAAGTGGGCATAAGCCTTGTGTTCAAGCGTTTGGGGCAGACCAGTTTGATGAGAAAGACCCGAAAGAGAGACTAGAGAGAAGCTCTTTCTTCAACTGGTGGTACCTTAGCATGTGTGCAGGGGTCTCCCTAGCGATTTTAGTGGTTGTTTACATTCAGGAAGCTGTCAGCTGGGCACTCGGGTTTGGGATACCATGCGTGTTCATGGTGGTATCTCTTGTTCTGTTTGTGCTTGGGAGAAGGAAGTACAGGTACGTTAGAAGAAGACAAGAAGATGTAACAAACCCTTTTACCAGGATAGGTAGAGCCTTGCTTGCCCCAAGTGCATGCAATGCTAGTGATGTAGAAGATGCCACAGCTCTTGTTAGGCTTATCCCAGTGTGGCTTACAACTCTCACCTACGCTATACCTTACGCGCAATACATGACTTTCTTCACAAAGCAAGGCGTCACGATGGAAAGAACAATAGTTCCTGGTGTTAAGATTCCTCCTGCTTCTCTCCAGGTCCTTATGGGTTTCTTAATTGTAATCTGTGTACCCATATACGACCGTGTTTTGGTGCCAGTCTCCAGGTACATAACCAAAGATCCTTGTGGCATCACAATGCTCAAAAGAATTGGAACCGGAATGGTACTGTCATCTCTCACTATGGTGGTTGCGGCTATGGTTGAGTCAAAGCGGCTCGAGACAGCAAAAGCATACGGGCTTATAGACCAACCCGAGACAACTGTTCCAATGTCGATACGTTGGCTACTCCCTCAGTATCTGATGCTGGCATTGGCTGAAGTATTCACAATAGTGGGAATGCAAGAGTTCTTCTACAGCCAAGTCCCTACAGAGCTGAGAAGTATCGGTCTCGCGCTTTACTTAAGTACATTAGGAGTAGGAAGCTTGTTGAGTAGCTTACTCATCTCTGTGATTGGCTTGGCCACGGGAGGAGATGGTAGAAACAGCTGGTTCAATATTAATCTGAACAGAGCACATCTCGATTATTTCTACTGGTTACTTGTCGCTATCAGCGCCTTAGGGTTCTTTACTTTCTTGATCATTTCTAGATCGTATATATATCGCCGTGTGGATGGAGTGTAG
- the LOC106327283 gene encoding protein NRT1/ PTR FAMILY 5.13-like isoform X2 — protein sequence MECRLVHNRMLSGVEVAERFAYYGIASNLISYLTGPLGLSTAVAASNVNAWSGIACLLPVLGAFVADAFLGRYRTIIIASLVYILGLALVTLSACLVPISTPSEHIARVVFSSPSSLLNLLFFFSLYLVAIGQSGHKPCVQAFGADQFDEKDPKERLERSSFFNWWYLSMCAGVSLAILVVVYIQEAVSWALGFGIPCVFMVVSLVLFVLGRRKYRYVRRRQEDVTNPFTRIGRALLAPSACNASDVEDATALVRLIPVWLTTLTYAIPYAQYMTFFTKQGVTMERTIVPGVKIPPASLQVLMGFLIVICVPIYDRVLVPVSRYITKDPCGITMLKRIGTGMVLSSLTMVVAAMVESKRLETAKAYGLIDQPETTVPMSIRWLLPQYLMLALAEVFTIVGMQEFFYSQVPTELRSIGLALYLSTLGVGSLLSSLLISVIGLATGGDGRNSWFNINLNRAHLDYFYWLLVAISALGFFTFLIISRSYIYRRVDGV from the exons ATGGAGTGCCGCCTGGTTCATAATCG TATGCTTTCAGGTGTGGAAGTAGCGGAGAGGTTCGCTTACTATGGGATCGCATCAAACCTGATCAGCTACTTGACTGGGCCACTTGGTCTATCTACTGCTGTCGCCGCTTCTAACGTCAACGCTTGGTCGGGAATCGCATGTCTTCTCCCTGTTCTCGGAGCTTTTGTCGCTGACGCTTTTCTTGGTCGGTACCGAACAATCATTATCGCTTCTCTTGTCTACATACTG GGACTGGCACTTGTGACTTTATCTGCGTGTCTGGTTCCTATTAGTACACCAAGTGAACATATTGCTAGAGTGGTGTTTTCTTCACCGTCTTCATTGCTGAATCTACTCTTCTTTTTCTCTCTGTACCTGGTGGCCATCGGACAAAGTGGGCATAAGCCTTGTGTTCAAGCGTTTGGGGCAGACCAGTTTGATGAGAAAGACCCGAAAGAGAGACTAGAGAGAAGCTCTTTCTTCAACTGGTGGTACCTTAGCATGTGTGCAGGGGTCTCCCTAGCGATTTTAGTGGTTGTTTACATTCAGGAAGCTGTCAGCTGGGCACTCGGGTTTGGGATACCATGCGTGTTCATGGTGGTATCTCTTGTTCTGTTTGTGCTTGGGAGAAGGAAGTACAGGTACGTTAGAAGAAGACAAGAAGATGTAACAAACCCTTTTACCAGGATAGGTAGAGCCTTGCTTGCCCCAAGTGCATGCAATGCTAGTGATGTAGAAGATGCCACAGCTCTTGTTAGGCTTATCCCAGTGTGGCTTACAACTCTCACCTACGCTATACCTTACGCGCAATACATGACTTTCTTCACAAAGCAAGGCGTCACGATGGAAAGAACAATAGTTCCTGGTGTTAAGATTCCTCCTGCTTCTCTCCAGGTCCTTATGGGTTTCTTAATTGTAATCTGTGTACCCATATACGACCGTGTTTTGGTGCCAGTCTCCAGGTACATAACCAAAGATCCTTGTGGCATCACAATGCTCAAAAGAATTGGAACCGGAATGGTACTGTCATCTCTCACTATGGTGGTTGCGGCTATGGTTGAGTCAAAGCGGCTCGAGACAGCAAAAGCATACGGGCTTATAGACCAACCCGAGACAACTGTTCCAATGTCGATACGTTGGCTACTCCCTCAGTATCTGATGCTGGCATTGGCTGAAGTATTCACAATAGTGGGAATGCAAGAGTTCTTCTACAGCCAAGTCCCTACAGAGCTGAGAAGTATCGGTCTCGCGCTTTACTTAAGTACATTAGGAGTAGGAAGCTTGTTGAGTAGCTTACTCATCTCTGTGATTGGCTTGGCCACGGGAGGAGATGGTAGAAACAGCTGGTTCAATATTAATCTGAACAGAGCACATCTCGATTATTTCTACTGGTTACTTGTCGCTATCAGCGCCTTAGGGTTCTTTACTTTCTTGATCATTTCTAGATCGTATATATATCGCCGTGTGGATGGAGTGTAG